The Populus alba chromosome 6, ASM523922v2, whole genome shotgun sequence genome contains a region encoding:
- the LOC118047942 gene encoding probable acyl-[acyl-carrier-protein]--UDP-N-acetylglucosamine O-acyltransferase, mitochondrial isoform X1 produces the protein MAAATNSILLKLKPKIKIKICNPLFGYPRSSSSASPSIPHLFSTTTLPYADADSDCSSEIKATADANPNFIHPSADVHPNAIIGHGVSVGPFCTIGSSVKLGNGCRLYPGSHVFGNTEIGDHCLLMPGAVVGDHLPGRTVLGCNNVIGHHAVVGVKCQDLKYKPGDECFLHIGDNNEIREHTSIHRSSKSSDKTVIGDKNLIMGSCHIAHDCNIGNNNIFANNTLLAGHVVVEDYTHTAGAIVVHQFCHIGSFSFVGGGSVVSQDVPKYTMVVGERAELRGLNLEGLRRNGFTATEIKSLRTAYRKIFMPVDSNSTSFEERITKVEEDKELGKITAVCSMIQSLRDSFAQNRRGICKFRYFSGS, from the exons ATGGCAGCAGCTACAAATTCGATCCTCCTCAAActcaaacccaaaataaaaataaaaatctgcaATCCACTTTTTGGCTATCCTCGCAGTAGCAGTAGTGCTTCACCCTCTATCCCACACTTGTTCTCCACAACAACACTCCCAT ATGCCGATGCTGATTCTGATTGTTCAAGCGAGATTAAAGCCACCGCAGACGCAAACCCTAACTTCATTCACCCCTCCGCCGACGTCCACCCTAACGCTATCATTGGCCAC GGTGTTTCAGTTGGTCCATTTTGCACAATCGGGTCTTCAGTAAAGCTTGGAAATGGATGTCGATTATATCCTGGAAGCCATGTTTTCGGAAATACTGAGATTGGGGATCACTGTCTTTTGATGCC TGGAGCTGTGGTTGGTGATCATCTTCCTGGACGTACAGTTTTGGGATGCAATAATGTTATCGGTCATCATGCTGTCGTCGGTGTCAAATGCCAGGATTTGAAATACAAG cCAGGGGATGAATGTTTTCTTCACATTGGAGACAATAACGAGATTAGAGAACATACTTCAATTCACCGATCttcaaaatcaagtgataaaaCG GTTATTGGTGATAAGAATCTTATCATGGGCTCCTGTCATATTGCTCATGACTGCAATATTGGCAACAATAACATTTTTGCTAACAATACTCTTCTAGCAGGCCATGTTGTTGTGGAA GATTACACTCACACTGCTGGAGCCATTGTTGTTCATCAATTTTGCCATAttggttccttttcttttgttggtgGTGGATCTGTG GTTTCACAAGATGTCCCAAAGTACACAATGGTGGTTGGAGAAAGAGCTGAGCTTCGCGGTTTGAATTTGGAAGGTCTTCGGCGTAATGGATTCACAGCCACAGAG ATTAAGAGTTTGAGAACAGCTTACAGAAAAATATTCATGCCTGTTGATTCTAATTCTACAAGTTTTGAAGAACGCATTACCAAAGTG GAAGAGGACAAAGAACTGGGTAAGATAACTGCTGTATGTTCCATGATACAGTCTCTTCGTGATTCTTTTGCTCAAAATCGCCGTGGAATATGCAAGTTCAGATATTTCAGTGGCTCTTGA
- the LOC118047942 gene encoding probable acyl-[acyl-carrier-protein]--UDP-N-acetylglucosamine O-acyltransferase, mitochondrial isoform X7, producing the protein MAAATNSILLKLKPKIKIKICNPLFGYPRSSSSASPSIPHLFSTTTLPYADADSDCSSEIKATADANPNFIHPSADVHPNAIIGHGVSVGPFCTIGSSVKLGNGCRLYPGSHVFGNTEIGDHCLLMPGAVVGDHLPGRTVLGCNNVIGHHAVVGVKCQDLKYKPGDECFLHIGDNNEIREHTSIHRSSKSSDKTVIGDKNLIMGSCHIAHDCNIGNNNIFANNTLLAGHVVVEDYTHTAGAIVVHQFCHIGSFSFVGGGSVVSQDVPKYTMVVGERAELRGLNLEGLRRNGFTATED; encoded by the exons ATGGCAGCAGCTACAAATTCGATCCTCCTCAAActcaaacccaaaataaaaataaaaatctgcaATCCACTTTTTGGCTATCCTCGCAGTAGCAGTAGTGCTTCACCCTCTATCCCACACTTGTTCTCCACAACAACACTCCCAT ATGCCGATGCTGATTCTGATTGTTCAAGCGAGATTAAAGCCACCGCAGACGCAAACCCTAACTTCATTCACCCCTCCGCCGACGTCCACCCTAACGCTATCATTGGCCAC GGTGTTTCAGTTGGTCCATTTTGCACAATCGGGTCTTCAGTAAAGCTTGGAAATGGATGTCGATTATATCCTGGAAGCCATGTTTTCGGAAATACTGAGATTGGGGATCACTGTCTTTTGATGCC TGGAGCTGTGGTTGGTGATCATCTTCCTGGACGTACAGTTTTGGGATGCAATAATGTTATCGGTCATCATGCTGTCGTCGGTGTCAAATGCCAGGATTTGAAATACAAG cCAGGGGATGAATGTTTTCTTCACATTGGAGACAATAACGAGATTAGAGAACATACTTCAATTCACCGATCttcaaaatcaagtgataaaaCG GTTATTGGTGATAAGAATCTTATCATGGGCTCCTGTCATATTGCTCATGACTGCAATATTGGCAACAATAACATTTTTGCTAACAATACTCTTCTAGCAGGCCATGTTGTTGTGGAA GATTACACTCACACTGCTGGAGCCATTGTTGTTCATCAATTTTGCCATAttggttccttttcttttgttggtgGTGGATCTGTG GTTTCACAAGATGTCCCAAAGTACACAATGGTGGTTGGAGAAAGAGCTGAGCTTCGCGGTTTGAATTTGGAAGGTCTTCGGCGTAATGGATTCACAGCCACAGAG GACTGA
- the LOC118047942 gene encoding probable acyl-[acyl-carrier-protein]--UDP-N-acetylglucosamine O-acyltransferase, mitochondrial isoform X2 has translation MAAATNSILLKLKPKIKIKICNPLFGYPRSSSSASPSIPHLFSTTTLPYADADSDCSSEIKATADANPNFIHPSADVHPNAIIGHGVSVGPFCTIGSSVKLGNGCRLYPGSHVFGNTEIGDHCLLMPGAVVGDHLPGRTVLGCNNVIGHHAVVGVKCQDLKYKPGDECFLHIGDNNEIREHTSIHRSSKSSDKTVIGDKNLIMGSCHIAHDCNIGNNNIFANNTLLAGHVVVEDYTHTAGAIVVHQFCHIGSFSFVGGGSVVSQDVPKYTMVVGERAELRGLNLEGLRRNGFTATEIKSLRTAYRKIFMPVDSNSTSFEERITKVSLRDSFAQNRRGICKFRYFSGS, from the exons ATGGCAGCAGCTACAAATTCGATCCTCCTCAAActcaaacccaaaataaaaataaaaatctgcaATCCACTTTTTGGCTATCCTCGCAGTAGCAGTAGTGCTTCACCCTCTATCCCACACTTGTTCTCCACAACAACACTCCCAT ATGCCGATGCTGATTCTGATTGTTCAAGCGAGATTAAAGCCACCGCAGACGCAAACCCTAACTTCATTCACCCCTCCGCCGACGTCCACCCTAACGCTATCATTGGCCAC GGTGTTTCAGTTGGTCCATTTTGCACAATCGGGTCTTCAGTAAAGCTTGGAAATGGATGTCGATTATATCCTGGAAGCCATGTTTTCGGAAATACTGAGATTGGGGATCACTGTCTTTTGATGCC TGGAGCTGTGGTTGGTGATCATCTTCCTGGACGTACAGTTTTGGGATGCAATAATGTTATCGGTCATCATGCTGTCGTCGGTGTCAAATGCCAGGATTTGAAATACAAG cCAGGGGATGAATGTTTTCTTCACATTGGAGACAATAACGAGATTAGAGAACATACTTCAATTCACCGATCttcaaaatcaagtgataaaaCG GTTATTGGTGATAAGAATCTTATCATGGGCTCCTGTCATATTGCTCATGACTGCAATATTGGCAACAATAACATTTTTGCTAACAATACTCTTCTAGCAGGCCATGTTGTTGTGGAA GATTACACTCACACTGCTGGAGCCATTGTTGTTCATCAATTTTGCCATAttggttccttttcttttgttggtgGTGGATCTGTG GTTTCACAAGATGTCCCAAAGTACACAATGGTGGTTGGAGAAAGAGCTGAGCTTCGCGGTTTGAATTTGGAAGGTCTTCGGCGTAATGGATTCACAGCCACAGAG ATTAAGAGTTTGAGAACAGCTTACAGAAAAATATTCATGCCTGTTGATTCTAATTCTACAAGTTTTGAAGAACGCATTACCAAAGTG TCTCTTCGTGATTCTTTTGCTCAAAATCGCCGTGGAATATGCAAGTTCAGATATTTCAGTGGCTCTTGA
- the LOC118047942 gene encoding probable acyl-[acyl-carrier-protein]--UDP-N-acetylglucosamine O-acyltransferase, mitochondrial isoform X4 has product MAAATNSILLKLKPKIKIKICNPLFGYPRSSSSASPSIPHLFSTTTLPYADADSDCSSEIKATADANPNFIHPSADVHPNAIIGHGVSVGPFCTIGSSVKLGNGCRLYPGSHVFGNTEIGDHCLLMPGAVVGDHLPGRTVLGCNNVIGHHAVVGVKCQDLKYKPGDECFLHIGDNNEIREHTSIHRSSKSSDKTVIGDKNLIMGSCHIAHDCNIGNNNIFANNTLLAGHVVVEDYTHTAGAIVVHQFCHIGSFSFVGGGSVVSQDVPKYTMVVGERAELRGLNLEGLRRNGFTATEEEDKELGKITAVCSMIQSLRDSFAQNRRGICKFRYFSGS; this is encoded by the exons ATGGCAGCAGCTACAAATTCGATCCTCCTCAAActcaaacccaaaataaaaataaaaatctgcaATCCACTTTTTGGCTATCCTCGCAGTAGCAGTAGTGCTTCACCCTCTATCCCACACTTGTTCTCCACAACAACACTCCCAT ATGCCGATGCTGATTCTGATTGTTCAAGCGAGATTAAAGCCACCGCAGACGCAAACCCTAACTTCATTCACCCCTCCGCCGACGTCCACCCTAACGCTATCATTGGCCAC GGTGTTTCAGTTGGTCCATTTTGCACAATCGGGTCTTCAGTAAAGCTTGGAAATGGATGTCGATTATATCCTGGAAGCCATGTTTTCGGAAATACTGAGATTGGGGATCACTGTCTTTTGATGCC TGGAGCTGTGGTTGGTGATCATCTTCCTGGACGTACAGTTTTGGGATGCAATAATGTTATCGGTCATCATGCTGTCGTCGGTGTCAAATGCCAGGATTTGAAATACAAG cCAGGGGATGAATGTTTTCTTCACATTGGAGACAATAACGAGATTAGAGAACATACTTCAATTCACCGATCttcaaaatcaagtgataaaaCG GTTATTGGTGATAAGAATCTTATCATGGGCTCCTGTCATATTGCTCATGACTGCAATATTGGCAACAATAACATTTTTGCTAACAATACTCTTCTAGCAGGCCATGTTGTTGTGGAA GATTACACTCACACTGCTGGAGCCATTGTTGTTCATCAATTTTGCCATAttggttccttttcttttgttggtgGTGGATCTGTG GTTTCACAAGATGTCCCAAAGTACACAATGGTGGTTGGAGAAAGAGCTGAGCTTCGCGGTTTGAATTTGGAAGGTCTTCGGCGTAATGGATTCACAGCCACAGAG GAAGAGGACAAAGAACTGGGTAAGATAACTGCTGTATGTTCCATGATACAGTCTCTTCGTGATTCTTTTGCTCAAAATCGCCGTGGAATATGCAAGTTCAGATATTTCAGTGGCTCTTGA
- the LOC118047942 gene encoding probable acyl-[acyl-carrier-protein]--UDP-N-acetylglucosamine O-acyltransferase, mitochondrial isoform X6, with the protein MAAATNSILLKLKPKIKIKICNPLFGYPRSSSSASPSIPHLFSTTTLPYADADSDCSSEIKATADANPNFIHPSADVHPNAIIGHGVSVGPFCTIGSSVKLGNGCRLYPGSHVFGNTEIGDHCLLMPGAVVGDHLPGRTVLGCNNVIGHHAVVGVKCQDLKYKPGDECFLHIGDNNEIREHTSIHRSSKSSDKTVIGDKNLIMGSCHIAHDCNIGNNNIFANNTLLAGHVVVEDYTHTAGAIVVHQFCHIGSFSFVGGGSVVSQDVPKYTMVVGERAELRGLNLEGLRRNGFTATELPTYTECF; encoded by the exons ATGGCAGCAGCTACAAATTCGATCCTCCTCAAActcaaacccaaaataaaaataaaaatctgcaATCCACTTTTTGGCTATCCTCGCAGTAGCAGTAGTGCTTCACCCTCTATCCCACACTTGTTCTCCACAACAACACTCCCAT ATGCCGATGCTGATTCTGATTGTTCAAGCGAGATTAAAGCCACCGCAGACGCAAACCCTAACTTCATTCACCCCTCCGCCGACGTCCACCCTAACGCTATCATTGGCCAC GGTGTTTCAGTTGGTCCATTTTGCACAATCGGGTCTTCAGTAAAGCTTGGAAATGGATGTCGATTATATCCTGGAAGCCATGTTTTCGGAAATACTGAGATTGGGGATCACTGTCTTTTGATGCC TGGAGCTGTGGTTGGTGATCATCTTCCTGGACGTACAGTTTTGGGATGCAATAATGTTATCGGTCATCATGCTGTCGTCGGTGTCAAATGCCAGGATTTGAAATACAAG cCAGGGGATGAATGTTTTCTTCACATTGGAGACAATAACGAGATTAGAGAACATACTTCAATTCACCGATCttcaaaatcaagtgataaaaCG GTTATTGGTGATAAGAATCTTATCATGGGCTCCTGTCATATTGCTCATGACTGCAATATTGGCAACAATAACATTTTTGCTAACAATACTCTTCTAGCAGGCCATGTTGTTGTGGAA GATTACACTCACACTGCTGGAGCCATTGTTGTTCATCAATTTTGCCATAttggttccttttcttttgttggtgGTGGATCTGTG GTTTCACAAGATGTCCCAAAGTACACAATGGTGGTTGGAGAAAGAGCTGAGCTTCGCGGTTTGAATTTGGAAGGTCTTCGGCGTAATGGATTCACAGCCACAGAG CTACCAACTTACACCGAATGCTTTTGA
- the LOC118047942 gene encoding probable acyl-[acyl-carrier-protein]--UDP-N-acetylglucosamine O-acyltransferase, mitochondrial isoform X3, with product MAAATNSILLKLKPKIKIKICNPLFGYPRSSSSASPSIPHLFSTTTLPYADADSDCSSEIKATADANPNFIHPSADVHPNAIIGHGVSVGPFCTIGSSVKLGNGCRLYPGSHVFGNTEIGDHCLLMPGAVVGDHLPGRTVLGCNNVIGHHAVVGVKCQDLKYKPGDECFLHIGDNNEIREHTSIHRSSKSSDKTVIGDKNLIMGSCHIAHDCNIGNNNIFANNTLLAGHVVVEVSQDVPKYTMVVGERAELRGLNLEGLRRNGFTATEIKSLRTAYRKIFMPVDSNSTSFEERITKVEEDKELGKITAVCSMIQSLRDSFAQNRRGICKFRYFSGS from the exons ATGGCAGCAGCTACAAATTCGATCCTCCTCAAActcaaacccaaaataaaaataaaaatctgcaATCCACTTTTTGGCTATCCTCGCAGTAGCAGTAGTGCTTCACCCTCTATCCCACACTTGTTCTCCACAACAACACTCCCAT ATGCCGATGCTGATTCTGATTGTTCAAGCGAGATTAAAGCCACCGCAGACGCAAACCCTAACTTCATTCACCCCTCCGCCGACGTCCACCCTAACGCTATCATTGGCCAC GGTGTTTCAGTTGGTCCATTTTGCACAATCGGGTCTTCAGTAAAGCTTGGAAATGGATGTCGATTATATCCTGGAAGCCATGTTTTCGGAAATACTGAGATTGGGGATCACTGTCTTTTGATGCC TGGAGCTGTGGTTGGTGATCATCTTCCTGGACGTACAGTTTTGGGATGCAATAATGTTATCGGTCATCATGCTGTCGTCGGTGTCAAATGCCAGGATTTGAAATACAAG cCAGGGGATGAATGTTTTCTTCACATTGGAGACAATAACGAGATTAGAGAACATACTTCAATTCACCGATCttcaaaatcaagtgataaaaCG GTTATTGGTGATAAGAATCTTATCATGGGCTCCTGTCATATTGCTCATGACTGCAATATTGGCAACAATAACATTTTTGCTAACAATACTCTTCTAGCAGGCCATGTTGTTGTGGAA GTTTCACAAGATGTCCCAAAGTACACAATGGTGGTTGGAGAAAGAGCTGAGCTTCGCGGTTTGAATTTGGAAGGTCTTCGGCGTAATGGATTCACAGCCACAGAG ATTAAGAGTTTGAGAACAGCTTACAGAAAAATATTCATGCCTGTTGATTCTAATTCTACAAGTTTTGAAGAACGCATTACCAAAGTG GAAGAGGACAAAGAACTGGGTAAGATAACTGCTGTATGTTCCATGATACAGTCTCTTCGTGATTCTTTTGCTCAAAATCGCCGTGGAATATGCAAGTTCAGATATTTCAGTGGCTCTTGA
- the LOC118047942 gene encoding probable acyl-[acyl-carrier-protein]--UDP-N-acetylglucosamine O-acyltransferase, mitochondrial isoform X5, whose amino-acid sequence MAAATNSILLKLKPKIKIKICNPLFGYPRSSSSASPSIPHLFSTTTLPYADADSDCSSEIKATADANPNFIHPSADVHPNAIIGHGVSVGPFCTIGSSVKLGNGCRLYPGSHVFGNTEIGDHCLLMPGAVVGDHLPGRTVLGCNNVIGHHAVVGVKCQDLKYKPGDECFLHIGDNNEIREHTSIHRSSKSSDKTVIGDKNLIMGSCHIAHDCNIGNNNIFANNTLLAGHVVVEVSQDVPKYTMVVGERAELRGLNLEGLRRNGFTATEEEDKELGKITAVCSMIQSLRDSFAQNRRGICKFRYFSGS is encoded by the exons ATGGCAGCAGCTACAAATTCGATCCTCCTCAAActcaaacccaaaataaaaataaaaatctgcaATCCACTTTTTGGCTATCCTCGCAGTAGCAGTAGTGCTTCACCCTCTATCCCACACTTGTTCTCCACAACAACACTCCCAT ATGCCGATGCTGATTCTGATTGTTCAAGCGAGATTAAAGCCACCGCAGACGCAAACCCTAACTTCATTCACCCCTCCGCCGACGTCCACCCTAACGCTATCATTGGCCAC GGTGTTTCAGTTGGTCCATTTTGCACAATCGGGTCTTCAGTAAAGCTTGGAAATGGATGTCGATTATATCCTGGAAGCCATGTTTTCGGAAATACTGAGATTGGGGATCACTGTCTTTTGATGCC TGGAGCTGTGGTTGGTGATCATCTTCCTGGACGTACAGTTTTGGGATGCAATAATGTTATCGGTCATCATGCTGTCGTCGGTGTCAAATGCCAGGATTTGAAATACAAG cCAGGGGATGAATGTTTTCTTCACATTGGAGACAATAACGAGATTAGAGAACATACTTCAATTCACCGATCttcaaaatcaagtgataaaaCG GTTATTGGTGATAAGAATCTTATCATGGGCTCCTGTCATATTGCTCATGACTGCAATATTGGCAACAATAACATTTTTGCTAACAATACTCTTCTAGCAGGCCATGTTGTTGTGGAA GTTTCACAAGATGTCCCAAAGTACACAATGGTGGTTGGAGAAAGAGCTGAGCTTCGCGGTTTGAATTTGGAAGGTCTTCGGCGTAATGGATTCACAGCCACAGAG GAAGAGGACAAAGAACTGGGTAAGATAACTGCTGTATGTTCCATGATACAGTCTCTTCGTGATTCTTTTGCTCAAAATCGCCGTGGAATATGCAAGTTCAGATATTTCAGTGGCTCTTGA
- the LOC118047942 gene encoding probable acyl-[acyl-carrier-protein]--UDP-N-acetylglucosamine O-acyltransferase, mitochondrial isoform X8, producing MPGAVVGDHLPGRTVLGCNNVIGHHAVVGVKCQDLKYKPGDECFLHIGDNNEIREHTSIHRSSKSSDKTVIGDKNLIMGSCHIAHDCNIGNNNIFANNTLLAGHVVVEDYTHTAGAIVVHQFCHIGSFSFVGGGSVVSQDVPKYTMVVGERAELRGLNLEGLRRNGFTATEIKSLRTAYRKIFMPVDSNSTSFEERITKVEEDKELGKITAVCSMIQSLRDSFAQNRRGICKFRYFSGS from the exons ATGCC TGGAGCTGTGGTTGGTGATCATCTTCCTGGACGTACAGTTTTGGGATGCAATAATGTTATCGGTCATCATGCTGTCGTCGGTGTCAAATGCCAGGATTTGAAATACAAG cCAGGGGATGAATGTTTTCTTCACATTGGAGACAATAACGAGATTAGAGAACATACTTCAATTCACCGATCttcaaaatcaagtgataaaaCG GTTATTGGTGATAAGAATCTTATCATGGGCTCCTGTCATATTGCTCATGACTGCAATATTGGCAACAATAACATTTTTGCTAACAATACTCTTCTAGCAGGCCATGTTGTTGTGGAA GATTACACTCACACTGCTGGAGCCATTGTTGTTCATCAATTTTGCCATAttggttccttttcttttgttggtgGTGGATCTGTG GTTTCACAAGATGTCCCAAAGTACACAATGGTGGTTGGAGAAAGAGCTGAGCTTCGCGGTTTGAATTTGGAAGGTCTTCGGCGTAATGGATTCACAGCCACAGAG ATTAAGAGTTTGAGAACAGCTTACAGAAAAATATTCATGCCTGTTGATTCTAATTCTACAAGTTTTGAAGAACGCATTACCAAAGTG GAAGAGGACAAAGAACTGGGTAAGATAACTGCTGTATGTTCCATGATACAGTCTCTTCGTGATTCTTTTGCTCAAAATCGCCGTGGAATATGCAAGTTCAGATATTTCAGTGGCTCTTGA